The following DNA comes from Candidatus Micrarchaeia archaeon.
GTCTCGTCTCCTGCGTACGTGTACAGCACCTCGCCGATGTCGGAGTGCTGGAGCATGCGCTCCTCTTCCGAAAATGTTATTTTCGGGTAAAGGCGCCTGTAGAAATCCCTTACCCTGGTGAAAATCCGCAGTTCTTCCTGGAACGTGATGAGGCCGAACGGCATAATAGTATATAGGCTGGGGATATTAAGTTTTTCCGGTTCCCGGTTTCCTGTTCTCGGTTCCTGGCTTGATTGGTTCCGCAAGCGTCTTCATTCTCGCCACAAAATCACCGGCGATAGCCAGCGTGTTTTGCGCGCGCTCCCTGGAATGGCTGTATGAATAATCCGCGCCTTCCCGCGCGCTCATCGCGGCGCGGAAATCATTGGCAAATCTGGATTCGAGCTTACCTGCCTTGGACAGAATCTCGAGCGCCTCGGCAACCCCGGCGTGGGATTTCTCCTTGAGCCCGAGCAGGAAAAGCACGCCTTTCGCAGCGTGGAACATTGAATAGTAGGATTTTATTATTGACCATTTGAAATCCGCTTCTGAAAAACTCTTGCCTGCAAGGGCAAGGTCGTATTCTGCTTCGCTCAGCTCCTTCCTGCAAAGTTCCGGGTCCGGCTTTATTCTGGCTGCATAACCCATCGAGATTAGGAAGGAGAAGTCCATCAGAGCACCCTTATTCTGTCCTTCTCCACCCGTTCATAGAACGCAGGGTCCTTTCTCGACAGCATCGCATACTCCATGGAAGTGTAGAAAACCGGCCTGATGCCGAGACCCTTCGCCCTTGAGAAAACA
Coding sequences within:
- a CDS encoding HEPN domain-containing protein translates to MDFSFLISMGYAARIKPDPELCRKELSEAEYDLALAGKSFSEADFKWSIIKSYYSMFHAAKGVLFLLGLKEKSHAGVAEALEILSKAGKLESRFANDFRAAMSAREGADYSYSHSRERAQNTLAIAGDFVARMKTLAEPIKPGTENRKPGTGKT